cttcttcggagtgggtttaggcggtggttcaggaagagtccaatcatcataatttttcaatatgttattcaataattcttcagcttgcccaacggttcgttccctgaaaacacaaccagcacaactatctaggaaatccctagaagcatcggttagtccattatagaagatatcaagtatttcatttttcttaagaggatggtcaggaaaagcattaagtaattggcaaagcctcccccaagctcatgggagactctcttctttagtttgcacaaagttaaatatttcctgtaaaacaacttatttcttatgagcagggaaatatttttcaaagaagtaataaatcatatcctcgggactacgcacacaaccagaagcaagagtattgtaccaagctttagcatcaccctttaatgagaaaggaaataatgtgagaataaagtaatagcgagtcttctcatcatgagtaaaaagggtggctatgtcattcaacttagtaagatgtgccacaacagtttcagtttcataaccaaggaaaggatcagattcaaccaaagtaattaacactgggtcgacagagaattcataatccttatcatcaataaagataggtgaagtagcaaacttaggatcatattgcattctagcattcagagatttttctttatacttgcataataatttctctagatcatctctatccttacaagcaagaatgtctctagttgtctcctcattcataacataaccttccggtaccttaggcaattcatatccaggagggctagttctagcaggtgtttgaggagtttcagtttcaagctcatcatcagattcaacaacatcatgttgtattactctagcaatttattcatcaagaaagtcaccaagtggcacatcatcattatcaagcaaggtactagcatcatcataagcatcattcatagtaaaagtagcatcatcaataacttgcgacatagcaggattaatagcatgtggtggtgttgcaagtttacttataactgaaggtgaatctaaagcaaaactggatggcagttccttacctcccctcgtctttgagggaaaaatcttagtcttagcatccttcagattcttcatagtgataaagtgataataatcccaagtgactcaacaaatatagctatgctccccggcaacggcgccagaaaaaggtcttgataacccacaagtataggggatcgcaacagttttcgagggtagagtattcaacccaaatttatagattcgacacaaggggagccaaagaatatttgaaggtattagcagctgagttgtcaatccaaccacacctggagattaattatctgcagcaatgtgatcagtagcaaagtaatatgatagttttgataatagtaaggCGTAGTCGATGGACAACAGGTCAATATTCCTGTACTACCCCTTGTTGGTACAGAGGGACGGAGGAGGCTAGGTTAGCCGAAAGATGGTTATAGGTTTAAGGACACAAGGTGACCCTGCTTTTTCAGGGTAAGAAGGGGTAGAGAAAATGCCTCGAGCCGAGGTCCGAGTACCAAGCGCTGCAGCGCTGAAGTATGAGCCCCGTGGACTAGCTACAGCAGTAACAATAACGGtagcagtgatagcagtagttttgtagcaagtgtaacagtgatgatagcagtagtaacttagcaagaacaatataagataaatccgtaggcattggatcggtgacttgttggatgatattcatcatgagacagttataacctagggagatacgacactagctccagttcatcaatataatgtaggcatgtattccgtaaatagtcatacgtgcttatggaaagaacttgcatgacatcttttgtcctactctcccgtggcagcggggtccatattggaaactaagggatattaaggcctccttttaatagagaaccggaacaaagcattaacacacgatgaatacatgaactcctcaaactacggtcatcaccgggagtggtcccgactattgtcactccggggttgcgagatcataacacgtagttggtgactataacttgcaagatcggatctagaacatggatataatggtgataacataaatggttcagatctgaattcatggcacccgggcccaaagtgacaagcattaagcatggcaaagccatagcaacatcaatcttagaatatagtggatactagggatcaggccctaacaaaactaactcaattacatgatgaatctcatccaactcctcaccaaccggcgagcctacgaaggaattactcactcccggtggggagcatcatggaattggcaatggagaaaggttggtgatgacgaagaacgaagatccccctctccagagccccaaacggactccagatctagcctcctaatgaagaacaggaggtgaaggcggctccatctcgtggatcgtgataattctttctccctaatttttttctggaaaaataggattttatagcgtcggttccagggtctgcggggccaccaggcggggacaacccacctgggcgcgccatggtgggttgtgcccacccaggtgcccccctccggtggatcttgactccagaaattcttatttattgtataaaaaatcctcgcaaagttttgttccattccgagaacttttatttctgcacaaaaacaacaccatggtagttctgctgaaaatagcgtcagtccggggttagtttcattcaaatcatgcaaattagaatccaaaacaagaggaaaagcgttaggaaaagtagatacgttgtagAGGTAtcagcacccacatcacataagccatgataacaatgatctcctattttaacagaaacaacaggcatgccaacaacaggtctatgtttatctttcatatcgggtttagcaatcctagcagcttcatcacagaaataaataacatgcccatcaatattaccaaccaagagatctttaaccatagcaatatactaggttcaactttaatttgttcagagggtttgggtgttctaatataacttttgttgaccacagttgaagttttagcatgatcctttattctaacaggaaaaggtggtttctcaatataagcagtaggaacaataggatcaacattataagtaataatttcttcttcaactttaatagtttCTACTACTTTAAATTCAATGgcaggatgatatttaaaccacttctccttagggagatgaacatgagtagcaaaagattcacagaaagaagctactatctcagaatcaagtccgtatttagtgaaaaatcatgaaaagcatcggtatccataaaagatttaacacaatcaaacttaaggtttatacccgactctttaccttcgtcgagttcccaatcttcagagttgcatttaattctttctaataaatctcatttgaattcaatatccttcttcatataggagccagtacaagaagtatcgagcatggatcgatcattatgagaaagccgagcataaattttttgaataataatttctcttgagagctcatgattggagcatgaatataacattgacttaagcctcccccaagcttgagcgatactttctccttcacaaggccaaaaattatatatataattccgatcacgatgaaccagatgcataggataaaacttctgatgaaattccaatttcaatcgtttgtagttccatgatccaatatcatccagtagcctataccatgttaatgcctttcccttcaaagataaagggaagaccttcttcttgacaacatcctcgggcatacctgcaagcttaaataatccacacacttcatccacatagattaggtgcatatcaagatgtaatgttccatctcctgcataaggattagctagcagtttctttatcatacccgaaggaatttcataataaatattttcagtaggtgaagtaggttgaggagaaactctttgctcttccggtcaaggtgaagataccccgaacaagcccctaaaggattattttccatagtaacaagtgacagtaaatttcagcacactatataaatgtttccttaccaaattccacttaccaaaggcgcttcactccccggcaacggtgccagaaaagagtcttgatgacccacaattataggggatctatcgtagtcctttcgataagtaagagtgtcgaacccaacgaggagcaaaaggaaatgacaagtggttttcaacaaggtattctatgcaagcactgaaattatcggtaacagatagttttgtgataagataaatcgtcacgggtaacaagtaaataaagtaactaaggtgcagcaaggtgccccaatccttttcgtagcaaaggacaagcccggacgaactcttatataatgcaaagcgctcccgaggacacatgagaattgttgtcaagttagttttcccatatgattcgcgttcgttactttgataatttgatatgtgggtggaccggtgcttgggagctgcccttccttggataagcctcgtacttatgattaacccctgtcgcaagcatccgcaactacgaaagaagaattaaggtaaacctaaccatagcatgaaatatatggattcaaatcagccccttaagaagcaatgcataaactagggtttaagcttgtgtcactctagcaacccatcatctacttattacttcccaatgtcttcccctaggcccaaataatggtgaagtgtcatgtaatcgacgttcacataacaccactagaggaaagacatcatacatctcatcaaaatatcaaatggataccaaattcacatgattacttataacaagacttctcccatgtcctcaggaacaaacgtaactactcacagaaCATATTTataatcaagatcagaggagtattaattatcattaaggatctgaaaatataatcttccaccggataaaccaactagcatcaactacaaggagtaatcaacactactagcaacccacaggtaccaatctgaggttttgggaccaagatcgaatacaagagatgaactagggtttgagaggaggtggtgctagtgaagatgttgatggagattgaccccctctcaatgagaggatcgatggtgataacgatggcttcgatttccccctcccggagggatgtttccccggcagaacagttccgccggagccctagattggttctgcccaggttccgcctcgagacggcggcgcttcatcccgaaagcttcctcctgattttttccatgtcaaaacacaccatatagccaaagatgggcaccggaggcctgccagggggcccacaaggtcgggggcgcgccctccacccttgtggctggctggtgcccccccccccggcactttcttcgcccaatattctttatatattccaaaaacatgctccgtgaagtttcaggacttttggagttgtgcaaaataggtctataatatttgctccttttccagtccagaattccagctgccgacattctccctcttcatgtaaaccttataaaataagagagaataggcataagtattgtgatataatgtgtaataacagcccataatgcaataaatatcaatataaaagcatgatgcaaaatggacgtatcaccaatCACACCCAAGTTGTTGGTGATTTTTATCTTGTTAGATCTAAAATAACATAAGAGTAATGGTGTAGTTGATCATAGATGGTGTGTTATGATTGAATTGTGATTCGAAGTCTCTTGGAAATTAGGAGATCTAGTAGACAATTCACTTGGGCTAATAACCAAAGAGATTTGGTTATGTCCACTTTTGATGCATTATTCTGCAATACTGAGTTAGATAAGATGTTTCCTTGAGCTTCCTCCATTTTCCTCCCTAGGGTTCGTAGTGATCGCACACCAATAGTTTGGGATTGCAGTATAGGTTTTTATCCTAAATCTAGTACTTATAGATTTGAGAATGGTTGTTCCTTAAAGAGGACTTCAAACCCCTTGCTAAGAAAACCTGGAAGGAGCCTACTAAAGCAAATCTGCTATTGATAGATGGCAGAACAAAGTTAGGAGACTCGGGAAAGTTACTAAGGGGTGGAGCATTAACATTGAGGCTGAAATTAGGAAGATTAAAAAGAGCCTTATGGATCAATATGATGCTTTAGATACTGAAGTGACCTGATTTTGGCGTTTCTGCCCACAGGGTTCCGGCCAATTTATTGCTTGATTCCCGATAATTCACTTGTCACATCAATAAATCGGCCCAACCGATTAATAGCAAAGATAAGACATAATCTAATCGGCCACTCAATGAGTAGCGATAAATTGGGCGATTAATCGCTGAAGCGACCGATCATTGAAACATTGCAAGAAACTACAAAGTACAACTCCTAATAAAACTAAGAATTACAACAAAATCTCTCATATACGTCTTCTTCATAGTAAAGATTTTAGAAAGACGAAATTCTCCTAAGCCTTCAATGAAAATACGGCAATTGGACCGGAGCAATGACACTGTCACCTTGTACACCTACACGAACTTGATTAACAAGTTCTTTTTGTTCTTATATACATACAAGTGATTTAAAATACACACGTGTTTTCTTTAAATCGTTTGGATTACGCATGTTTGTGGCCACACGGCACAGAAAATAGCGCGAGATTTGATCGATGCGTCTACAACTCTACGGGCATCGCACCTGGCCGCGTTTGTGCACACGCACGGATACGTACGTGCTGCTGCATGCGGAGCCTACTCGGACCGAGGCGGGAGTCCACCGACTCGGAACCGAGCTGGCGGGCCGACCCCGCAACCAGCTGGGCCCCAGGGCGCGCCTCGGGATCCGTGACGCCCACGCCGCCACGCATAAAAGTCCTCGGCCTCCCTCGCCCCCGCAGCAGCGCCGATCGAAACCCTCCGCAGAACCCGACCCCGCGAAACCTCTCtctctcgccgccgccggccggcggCGAGACGCCCACGCACGCGCGACCGATGGCGGAGATCCTCCTCTACGTGCAGGCGGCGCTGACCGACGATTGCGCGGACGCGCACGCGGCGGCGCTGGCCACGCTCTGCGACACGCTCGCGCTCACCGACCCGGACGTGCTCCTCGGCATCGTCGACATCCGCTACTTCGCGGCCCGCCTCCCcggcttcctcgccgccgcccccggcgCCGTCGACCAGGGCGACCTGCCCGTCTTCGCCGCGCGGGCCATCGCCGAGTCCGTCGACATCCTGCCGCAGTGGGCCCCCACCTTCGCCCAGCACGGCGCCGTCGAGGCGCTCCGCGACCGCCTGCTCGCCGCCGACAACATCGAGCTCGCCGAGGAGGTACGTACGTCCCGCGCCGGCAGCTCATTGATTAGTTACCGCCGACGATGATGATCTTAAACCCCCGGCTTAAACCCTACATCGAATCATAGATTTCCTTAATTGGCTCATTGTTCTACTAATTAAATCCAATTTTGACGTGCGGTGCACGGATGGATCGACGTTCTTGTTCACTTATTACATGGCTACCAAATAAAATTTTTATTTACTAGTAGTAATATTATATCACAAACATAGTGAAGCGATCATCAGAAAATTTACTGTAATTAATGTTCTACTACTACTACAAAAGAAAATAATCGGTACATATACGGCATTTATTTGTTTATTATCTGGTCGTGGTATTATTACGAGTGCTATTTACTCACTCCGTCTGGCTTTTCTGTCCCGGCCGGCAGTGCCTCCGAGCTCTGGACAAGATATCCGAGGAATGCCCGGACCAGTGCCTCCGCctcggcgtcgccgccgccgcgctgcaccTCTTCGACTTCCTCTCCGCCAGCAAGCAGGTCAGCCTCCCTTATTACTGCAATCCTCCGCGGCTTGTGCCGCCACGTGCGTTATGCCTATTGGAAAAGAAAAGCCGCCGTGCATCTGCTCACCACCTGTTTGTGGGAATGCCGACAGAAAGTGGCGCTCAAGatcgtcgccgagctcgtccaagAATGCGACGACGCGGACGTGCCCAAAGCCATGGAGGCCGCGCCGGCGCTCTGCAACCTCCTGCAGTCCGCCGACAACACGGTACTCGGCTTGTTACCTGTGACCTGTCACTCTTTTGTCTCCCTGTATTTAGAAGCAGCTGTTCTGATGTATGACCGGTCTCTGTGGATGCCAGATACTGGAGTCGGCGCTCTCTTGCCTGGGAATGCTCGCCGCCGATGCTCACGGCAAGGCCGAGCACATGGACAGGCTCTGCGAGTCCAAGGTGATCGACACGGCCATGGGACTGCTGGACAAGGACGGGTGGAAGACCCTCGGCGACGACACTCTACCTGTATGTGCCATGATCAGTCTCCTCAGTCATTACAAGCTTTAcattttgttttgccactgttCTTGTTTCATCTTTCGTGAACAAGGACTAATTGATGAATCGGCATGTGTGGCAGGGCATCCTTGGGCTGCTCAAGCATATTGCTTCCGCCTCAGAGAAGGCTGTGAACTCCCTTTTTGACCTTGGTGTCTGCGATTTGCTCAAGCAGATGATTACTTACTACAGTCGCTCGCACAGTGGCAGCGATAAGGTACTATACTTGTCCTTGTTGTATTTCCTGGGGGATTTTGTTGCCATGCAAATCCATATCATTGACACTATTGATTTCCAAACATTAGTTggagatgcttgtggagttcatCTACCAGCTTATGCGGCCTCTTGGAACATCTGGGCAGGAGAATGCCACCACAGAGCAAAATGCACACGTTGACCAGCTTGCTAGCATTGTGACCCTTATAACACAGGTACCAGTCCCTTGACAATTTGACATAAATTTCAGTATCCTAAGGAAAGGAACTGGCACTAGAACTGTCCATTTACACACATATTTCTGCACTCCAACATATAGGTTGCAAAATGTGGTGCGCTATCATCGGTTTGCTACAGGTGCATTGTTGTCATCGGCAACATTGTTGAATTAAGCACGCCTACTTTGCTGGTGGAGTTACAGAAGACTGCAAATCTCTCGAGGTAAAATTTTGCCACAATTTTAGTCTTTAAAAAGATTTTGGATAAGCCGAAACATAACATTTATTGTATTTCATCTCGCATGTTGGTCATGCATTTTTTTGTTCCTGTATCAGCTTCCTTACATGTCTGTTGGCCCGTAAGAACCGCCATATCGTGTTCCAAACGCTTGAAGTTTCAAAGACCCTCCTGAAAAAGCACCATCAGTTTTTTTTCGAGAGCTTTACCAAGGAGGGTGTAAAGCATGTAATTGAGACCATACAAGCacaagaaaaaaatagaaactccAGTCAGAAGTTGAAAAAGAAAAACAATACGCAAGAATGGTGTTTGTGCTTTGAATTGGACTTGGATTCTTCCTCGACAGACGGGTGCAAGATTGAGAACAATGCTATCTTGAACCTAGCAGAAGAGATAAAGAAAAGCTTTGTTGTGGTCAAAGCAAATAACAAGTCTCCACATAGGTTTGGATGTGTTCTTAAATTTGTCAAAGATTTTTTCGTTAGGCTGAATCGTCATGCCTTGACAGTCCCCACCCAGGATCTGGATCTCTGCAAAGAGTTGTCTGATATTTCAAGGAAATTTTTATCAGATGAACTTCCAAGTACCTCTACTTTTACGTTTGCAAAGAGCGGATCAGCCAAGTATTTAGTAGATTATCTCTCCAACGGGGCATATTTGAAGTCAAACCTCAATAATTGCCAGGACTTGGCACAGCAGCTTAAGGAAGTGCAACATCGATTGCAGAAGTTCACCCATTTAGCTCTTAAAGTGTCCAATGGAAGCTCCGTGAAGCCCCTTGAGATTTTGGTGGATAAGCTGCTAGACGCTCTGCACATGTCTTATGACAGTTTTCCTGTAATACTATCTGATCATGGACAGCGTACCCGTGAGAGCACGATGATTCCTCTGAGGCATTCAAGAACCCAGGAATCAGAATTACTGGATATAAAATTTGTAAAGGCGCGCAGGGAGAAAGAGTTGCGCAGTTATGGTGGTGTTGTCCCGGTTAGTCTTTCTTCAAAGCCAGGTGAAATTGAAGCAGTCCTCTGGCCTGAGGTTTCCAAAGGGAACGCGCAGGGATCCTCAAGATTGATGTTCTCTTACAAAGGCACAAAACTCCAGCCATCTACAACAATTTTTGAGTCACTTGTGCGTTTAATGAATGCAGGACAATCTGATATTATGATTGACTCGTCTTTTTGGGATGAAGAGTACAGAATATCATATAACAGAAACAAAAGCGAGAACATCTCTTCTTCGAGTTCCTGTAATACTCAGTTATTCGCCATGCAGGAAAAACATGAACAGTCATTGGTAAAGGACCCATTTTTCTGTACTCTATTCCTTGGGAAGCTTCCTGGTGATGTGGATGAATCTGATCCATCCTACAACTTGTTATTAATGCTGAAAGTTCTTGAAGGGCTTAATCGTTTTTCATATCAGCTGTCAATGGATCAGCAGATATGCAAATTTGCTGAAGGCCACCTCCGGAGTTTGGATGACCTTAAGGTGACAATCTCTCCGATTCCACAGCATCAGTTCATGAGTAGCCTTCTGAC
This DNA window, taken from Triticum aestivum cultivar Chinese Spring chromosome 1D, IWGSC CS RefSeq v2.1, whole genome shotgun sequence, encodes the following:
- the LOC123180183 gene encoding E3 ubiquitin-protein ligase UPL4, whose product is MAEILLYVQAALTDDCADAHAAALATLCDTLALTDPDVLLGIVDIRYFAARLPGFLAAAPGAVDQGDLPVFAARAIAESVDILPQWAPTFAQHGAVEALRDRLLAADNIELAEECLRALDKISEECPDQCLRLGVAAAALHLFDFLSASKQKVALKIVAELVQECDDADVPKAMEAAPALCNLLQSADNTILESALSCLGMLAADAHGKAEHMDRLCESKVIDTAMGLLDKDGWKTLGDDTLPGILGLLKHIASASEKAVNSLFDLGVCDLLKQMITYYSRSHSGSDKLEMLVEFIYQLMRPLGTSGQENATTEQNAHVDQLASIVTLITQVAKCGALSSVCYRCIVVIGNIVELSTPTLLVELQKTANLSSFLTCLLARKNRHIVFQTLEVSKTLLKKHHQFFFESFTKEGVKHVIETIQAQEKNRNSSQKLKKKNNTQEWCLCFELDLDSSSTDGCKIENNAILNLAEEIKKSFVVVKANNKSPHRFGCVLKFVKDFFVRLNRHALTVPTQDLDLCKELSDISRKFLSDELPSTSTFTFAKSGSAKYLVDYLSNGAYLKSNLNNCQDLAQQLKEVQHRLQKFTHLALKVSNGSSVKPLEILVDKLLDALHMSYDSFPVILSDHGQRTRESTMIPLRHSRTQESELLDIKFVKARREKELRSYGGVVPVSLSSKPGEIEAVLWPEVSKGNAQGSSRLMFSYKGTKLQPSTTIFESLVRLMNAGQSDIMIDSSFWDEEYRISYNRNKSENISSSSSCNTQLFAMQEKHEQSLVKDPFFCTLFLGKLPGDVDESDPSYNLLLMLKVLEGLNRFSYQLSMDQQICKFAEGHLRSLDDLKVTISPIPQHQFMSSLLTNKLEMQMQEGLFEDGLVPSWCVYLVETCPFLLSFSARWKYFCLTVHRSFMGDEASAPDGSSTPDEASASPDEEEESDAPSEASKKMKKHKVTRDNILESAASMMTKHGSSTKTIEVVFEGEVGTGRGPTFEFYSTVSHELQKLGIGMWRGDNARKAGETGFVRSSFGLFPQPWSSVGTSTRGIELSDVVKKFKLLGHVVARALLDGRILDIPLSKAFYKIMLCQDLDIYDIPSFDPELGKTVLEFQALVKRKKFLETSSEKTPNPNTDLSYKNVRLEDLCLDFTLPGNPEYELVPGGSDKIVTLDNLEEYVNLIVDATLKGGIAKQVEAFKSAVNEVFALQTLRMFNEEEMERILCGEQDSWASSKLEDHIEFEHGYYASSPPIKNFLEILREFEREDQRAFLQFTTGAPQLPLGGLASLDPKLTVVRKQCDGNVDNELPSVNTCRHFIKLPPYSSKEIMKTKLKYALAEGLGSFHLS